From the genome of Setaria viridis chromosome 1, Setaria_viridis_v4.0, whole genome shotgun sequence:
GACGAAACCTTTCTATTAAATTGGTGTTGGATTCGTCGTCAGATGATGATGAAAATGATGGATTCTTCATCTCCATTGCGGGAAAGAAGTACGTGTAGGAGCGATCGGGGAAAAGCGGAGTCGCGAAAATCTGCGGGGCGTCGAAGAGTTATTCACGTCGTCATATTTTTGCGGGGAGAAGCTGTTGGAGACTCGATTCTAATGTTTTTCTCCCTAATTAAGGTTTTGAAAATAATAAAAGGGAGCTTGCTCTTAGCTCCTCTTGCAACAATGTCGTTGGAGCTGGGCAGGGCAGGTGCCAAGAGTCACCGGGTCCTGGACCCACCCCTACATCAATTTACCTACTCTTGAGGTGTGCCCCCTCTCAAATTATACGCTAGGTCCGTCCCTGCACACGGAGCAGCATGCGTGAACTGAAGTTGAGCTAACACGCACCACAATTGACATGTGCCCCAATGGTGCTACGTGGCCCATCCATATTTCCGTTTGGTGATATCGCATCGAGCAAGCCAGGAGATGAGGAGAGTGTCAGTTAAAATGCAGCCTACAGTCCACATGTTATTCACCTTTCACCATGTGTGCCCGTAAATCCGTAATGGTGGAGCTCATCTTGTCGCGATCTCATATGGCAACCTTTAACAAATTGCTTACTGGAACAACGATTTATTTATCTCGCCACTAGAGTTGACGAGAGGATTCcattttgaatttttcaaaaccAACATATATTTTTGCTCTTTTTTAAGATATAAAATGTAGAAATATAAAAAATCTGTAGAaattggtcaagaactcggctTCCCTTGTGGCCCATTAACAATCTTCGCCTCAATGTGGAACTATGCAGAcaacgcgcgcggcgcgccccaTCCGGCCCATGTGAACTGGCTACCGCCTCGGCACGCCAAACACCACCAACACCAACCAATCTCTTCCTCTTCGTCTCCCACTCGGCCACATCCCCGGAAAGCCGGAACTCCACAAAAATCTCCTCTCCCCCCCGCGCGGAGGAGGCAGCAGCCGCCGGCATCCGCGCGGCGCGCCACtgcccaccccccaccccccccacccccacccacccacccaaacGCCCCGCCCCCTCCGACcccccaaaaatctccactcCCTACCCGCGCCGAGCAGCGGACTGAAACCACACCTCGCCGCCGCTTATCCCGAGTACCAACCGAAACGCGCGGCCCCCATGGCATCCGCCGtttcgctcctcctcctctcgtcCCCGCGCCCGCTCCACCGCACATCCGGCCACCTCCTCtgcagcccccgccgccgcgccctcccacCTCCACCGTGCCCCGCCCGatccccgcgccgcctcctcgccgccccgccgcgcgcctccaACAACAACGACAACAGCGGGGCCGTGGAGGCTCCCGACCgcctcgtggccgcggtcgcCTACCTCTACCCGTTCCTCGACGGCGCGCACCACGGCCGCTTCCTCCTCGCGCAGTTCCCCTTCTTCAGCGCGCTGCTCCGCCCGCTGGGCCCCGCGGCGCGCCTCTTCCACTCCTCGCCGCTCAcgcccttcctcctcttcctcacgcTCTACTTCGCCGTCGTGCGGAACCAGCAGGCCTTCTCCCGCTTCGTCCGCTTCAACGCCATGCAGGCCGTCGTGCTCGACGTGCTGCTCATCTTCCCCGACCTGCTCGCGCAGTCCTTCGCGCCATCCGGCGGGGTCGGATTCGAGATCTTCCAGAGCATGGAGAGCACggtgttcctcttcctgctcgtCTGCTTGGTCTACGGCGGGGGCGCGTGCCTGCTCGGGAAGACGCCACGGTTGCCTATCGTTGCGGATGCAGCCGAGCGCCAGGTGATGTGACTACAGTTCGCTTGAATCATGCTGATGAGAAGGGAAAGGGGATCTGTGACTCACAGTGACATCTCAATTTCTCAATGATTTACTGGCGCTTGCTGCAAATCACAAGCTTAGTATAGTTTACATTGTCCATAGCTCTAGCTACCAATTTAATGGATGAATTGTGGAAGGTTGACACAGTGACGTTGCAACCTAGTCTACTACCATATTTGTTGAATTGACAAATTTTGAGAGAGCAATACATATACACTGTTTTTACAATCTGAATTGCATTTACAAATGAGGAATGAATGAATGGGGAAGGTTTCTGGCTACCCTCCCTAAGCAGCTTCCTCTATATTGGAATGGAAGCCTAGGTCAGTAAATGTGATGACAATATAAATAAAAGAATTGCATCAATTGTGGTTTGCTTCTGTGAAGTCCTGGTCTGGACTtgggtgggggggtgggggggggggatgtTTGACTTTTCTAGTTTGAGGTAGTGATCTGTCAGCACCGGAGCTTCTTGGTCACATGGATTGTTTCTTCACATTCATTGTCCTGTTCCTGACAAGTGAGGGTGAAAAGAAGAGGTAATGAAATGAGTGATTGTGTGAATAAGCCATATGAGGTAAGTTTAGGAACTCTGTAAGCATTTAACTTGCTGATGTACCTTCAAATTGTCGTGCATGTTACTAGGCTCTCTTTTGTCCATATTGATCTCTACAGATATACTAGCTTGAGATGGGTCTACTCCCGACCTTTTTAGTGCTTGTGTCAATCTGTTTAGTAACCTGTTGCAGATAAAAGTTTTCTTCAGTTAGTTGCAGATATAGCTAAATTAGCATTCTGCAAGCAACTGCTAGTTTAGGGACAGACCCTTGAGAGTAAGCATTAGAAAGACTACGAGTATCCTCATCAAGAGTGTTGTTCTCATTCTTGCTTAGTGTTCTATCGCCTGAATCAGAGGTTGACATGCTCAACCATGGTGGCTGTTTGCTAGGTGTGCTGTCATCTGCATTTGAAGACATTAGGCTTGACAAAACTGTTGCTAGTGAAAGGTGATTAAGCAATGGAAAGGGAAAACAGGCAACTTACCTGCCCAGTTTTTTGGTGTGCTTGTTGCCTTTTGGGAGGAAATGTCGTCTATACTAGTTTCTCCAGCACTTTGTGTGCTGAAATGAGCAGTAGGTGCTACTGTACTTTTCTCGGAACAGTACTGTTCGTTGTTTAGATCTTGCGTGGGGGCTGATAATCCTCCTCCCTGGACTTGACTAATGTTCTGTGAGACCATGAAAAAGGAACAGAGGAAAAGATCTTATCATTGATATATCATGGGTAAATGGACCTTCATGTGCTAttacttttcttcctcttttggcatgtgtgtgtgtgtggaattaCCTCTGTGTTTTTCCAGCATGATCTGTAGTAAACTTTCGCCTGCAAGAAAAATAGAGATGGAAAAATGACAGATAAAATCCAAATGTAGCCTTGTTTGCATTTTTTTGGTAAAGTGATGCATGATTGTTGTAGAGTACTATTGTGAACATGGTAACATGGCTATGTTAGTATAGTACCCATGGCATGGAGGAATCCTCGTGATTCTTTTGTGGGTGGCCTGACTCGTACTTTTGGACTTTCTCTTGCAAAAACCTTATGTATTCGATAACCTGCGAGCAAAATGTTTCACTTAGTAAAAATTTCTGCTGTGGATTCAAATCTAGTGCATAGCTGATACCATGTttcttagttttttttcccccttctaTAGCATAATTCATTCTGCAAAGTGTTCTAGTTCCTACAATGTTGTTTGCATATGATTGAGCAAGCAGCAAGGAGGAAATTGTCCCAAAATTAGGGGCAACAAGGCATTATGAGATCGCCTGACTGCCGTGGCAAAGTTGATGCTCTGCTTACCTCGAGAAGGAAAGACGCTTTGTCCCTCTTCTGGTCACCGTGTGGCAGAAGTTCACGAAGTATTTCAAGCCTGAAGAAGAGCATTATAGAGATACTTGTTAAAAATACACTTCCCTTGTCAAATTCCATGTAATGTATCAACTGTTCTGCAACAGAATAGAATTCAAGATTTGTGTCCTTATGGCAGGTTCATGCCATGATGTAATTATAAAATGTTGAGATGGCTGTGGCTCACTCAAATTCACATGATCATGGCTAATCTGTTTGTTTCTCATCTGCTTATAACACAATCTGAAATAGAAGCTTGCCTGTCATTTATCTTGGTCCTCCTCCGCTGCTCGGTCGCGGAATGCTTCGATCTCGGAGTGCTTGGCCCCTGATcaccgctgctgccgctgcttctcccctctcctctcgtTGCTGCACATGCAGAACGATAATCAGGTCTGAACTCTAAACATTACATACTAGGGAACAATGACACTGCAATTCACTCCATGATGAAAACATAAGTCACCTCTGGATCTTTGATCGGTGCCCGAATCTTGCCACATTGTGGCCGGGCCACTGTGAGCCCTGGCTCCAGATTCTGCTCCGGGCGTGCCCTCCGTTCTGGAGCCATGAAGCACGGGCGCAAATGCATCCCTGACGACGCATTGCCCCCTCGGCTGGGTAGTCGATGGCACCTGCCTGATGCTGAACGTCCCGACACCGCCCGGCAGGGCATGCTTCTCCGAGTCCGCCTCCAGACCCAACGGCGCCATGCCGAtcgctccgtcgccgccgccaccgccgccgccgcgccgcttgCCCATCTTCAGAGGCTTCAGCGAAGATTGCACCCCCAGATCGTATCCTGCAACCGCGGTGAAACCGCGTGGGTTAGCAAGCCGATGCATAACACGAGACCCAGGGTCACAGGCTGCCGCATTTCCGGCCAGAATTGTGAGCCATGGCACTTCACCGTACCTTGGGTGGAGTGCTgcaccggcgacgacgagcctCCTCCGGTGTGGAGCGAGAGGAAGTCGTGGGCCGGCTTCTCCCCTGCGAATCACGGGAACAGCACAGCTGTCAGCTTCAGAGGAAGCGTGCGAGAAAGAGAGAATTACAGAGAGGCTAGCTGCGTAGCGAGTGAGCGGCGACGGCAAGAGCAACGAACGACGAACTCGGTCGGCGAGGTCTGTCCGACATGGTAGTACCTTGGAAGAGCTGCATTGGCACGGGAACCGAGAGATCTCTGGCGCCTGCCTGCCAAGCCTACCCCTGCAGCAGAAAGATGGTGCCTGGATCTTGCCGCCTGCTAGCTAGTACCGACGGAATGTGGCGAATTCGGCTGTCGACTCCGCTGAGCTTATTATAGTCAGGTGGAGGGAAGCCAGGccagggaaggagaagaggagaggggaggtgtgactgcctgcctgcctgtctGGTTGTGTCATCCATGTTTTTATCTTTTGAAATTTGGAGTGTCTTCAACATAAACAGCAACCAGATGCGAATGGCAAGCACACAGAGTTTCGAATCCTGATGGCATATCTGATCGAACGAACGGCTGGCGTTTTTTGTTGAGGCTTACCACCGCTAATTGCGGCACAGACGACAGAATAATCAACTGGTATGATCCAACTACCTAGGAGTGAAAAAACACTGCTCACGTAGGAGAACaccggaagagagggagggagggagaagaggggAGCGAAAAGAAGGCTAGCTAGCTCACCCGCTCACGTGCTCCACCGGTGCGGCGGAGACGAAGCTGTACACCGCCTTGCTGGTGGGCCTCCCTAGCTAGCTGCCTGCCTAACCCTTCTTTCTGTTTCCACCACCTCCCCAATCCCACCCGTTGCGCGCACATGCCCAGCCAACGAGGCGGCTGTGCTGTGCGAGACACCCGCGCTTTCCGGCAGGACGAGCAAGCTAGCTATAGGTAGCAAACTAGCCGGTGCGTCTCATGCCGTCATGCGTGCCCACGCTCTCGTGCTCGCTCATGTGCCCGGCGCGTCGTGGTAACCTAGCAGCCCAACCAATCGAGAGCGGCACCGCCAGCGCCAGGCCTCACGTACGCACGATCCACGCGCGCACCTGGCCGTTCGTATACGTGGTCGATCCATCCTGATGCCGCCAGCCAGCCAACCAGCCAGCGCGTGTCGCCACGTTGCTGCTGCGTTCGCttggtgggtggtggtggccgcccTTTACACCCACTAGCCCTCGAGAGCGATCGGAAAGGGGGGCGCGCCCATCTGGCCGGAGCACGAGAGCTCGCATGGCATCGTGGGGGACGGGATCAGCCGGGGGCGACATGGCACGTTCGACCGCGACGCGCGGCCTGCCCCACGGCTTTGCCCGGCGCGCGCGTCACGTCGCGGCGGATCATCAGCGCGTGTACGATGTGCCCGGGCCGGCCGACGCACGGGCCGGCCGACGCACCTGCGTGCATGCGCCCGTCCCCGTCAGTCACCGATCCCGCCGCGCGTAGGCTAGTAGGTACCACGGTGCACGTGCCGCCGGTGGGGGCGACGACGCGACTCGCCTACTACTACATGGCCGGGCCCAGCACCGGTGCGTGCGTGACCGGTGGCGCGGCGCCGGTGCGTGCACGAACCCAACAAACAGCCCACGGTCCCCGGGCGGCCGGCCCTGATCGCATCACCTGTGCAGTGCTGTAGCACACGTACGACGACGTCCCCGGCCGGTGCGTGGGACTCTGAAACCACGGGCGTCCCGGCGAACAAAGCATGGCGCCATGGCCCCGTCTGCATCAATTTCACCTGGGCGAAGTGATATGCTACTATGCCTTACGTTTATTTACGCTAGGGGGTTCATGATCGTGAACCTAGCTAAGTAGGTGAGGGCTAACATTACCTGTAAGAAAAAATTATCGGAGGTCAATGATAAATGGGTTTATCGGCTTTATATCGGTTGATAGGATTTGTTTTAGGTTAAAATTTAAAAACAAATACCAATTTCTTCAGATAACTACACAATTGTTTTCAAACCATTTAGCATAGCAAAATTGCTAGTAATGATACTGAAATAAGATAATATCACACGTTTACATGGGTCGACTAGTCAACTGCGTGCGAATTCAGCTGAAAATTAAAATTCTGGTGATAAAAATAGTTTTACCGGACCTTGGGTATCAAATTTATCGATATTTTATCATGAGGGCAGATGCTAAGCTGCCTAGCTTAGCTTAGctctggccggccggcctggcTCAATCTCAAAGTCGTTGCGCCCAATACGACAAGGCGCATGTGTCTCGCACAACCCCGGGGAAACTTCGCGGCCGTTTCCTCTTGCGGGCACAACAAAACATGGCCGCCGCGGATGTAATGATTCTTCAGCTCAGATCGACgccaaaagaaaaatgatggGATCCCGTGGATCAAATCATTGAGAGGTCAGTGGATGGCGTCGTGCTCTGTGCTCTCCGCCTCCTTCCCCTGCTCCGCCTCTGCTCTGATCGGAACATTCCCTCTGCCACACTCCCTGCTGCAAGCTGAGGAATCCGTTTAGGGATCAGTAAACAACTCCCGGCGCCGACTAGTTTAATTATCGCCTCTCGGCCGGGGGATTAAGATATAGACAGCGCCCGTCGCCACTCAGATCTGAGCCTAATCAGGCTCGGGGTTACGGAACCATCACGTGGCCAACGCACCCACCCATCGGCGCGGGTCACTTCAGCGGTGTGCCgtgtggcggcgggggcgggggcgggggctcTTGCCTTGCTGCTTTGCGTTTTGCAGGCCGCGGGGGTAACAGATCGCCGGTAACAGGGCTAGGCGCCGAGATGGCCGGGGGGAGCTCATGATTTGGGCTGCTTTTCGGGGTAGATTACGGGACACGGATCTGTTTTTTAGGGGAGGGGCATGTGGGTTTCGGGGCTTTTGCAAGTGAGTTGTCGCCGTCGTGGCGTGGGCGCCGGCACGTGACACCAAACACAGCGTGGCCCGACGATTTGGACTTCCGGTTAGTGAGAAGAGAGCCGCTAATCGAAGTTCTCACTCAGCACACAAAGTTATTACAGGTCGCATCTCAGGTGTACCGTACGCGAACGGACGCCACAAAGAGGGAAAATCAACTAGTAGCATGAAATTGGGAGAGGAAAAATAAGGATCAGGACAATAATCAGGCAAACTTTATCTTTTGAAGACTGTAGGTCAAGTATttagcagctgctgcagccatCGGTGCCGTCGGCTggttgtcgtcgtcgccggccagTTCGTCGTGGTCCTCGCGGTTGGAGCCCGAGCAGAAGCACGCTAGCCATGACGCCAGCAGCGCTGCCGGCGAGAACCAGCAGATCGACGATCCGTCCTCCGGTGTGTACTCCATGATCACCTGCTATGGAGTTGGGCTTTGGACTCACTTCATTTGACATGTGCAAGATCGGAAATGTTAGGGCCTGTCTGTCACTATATAGTTGCATTAGGCTGAGACGCTGAGAA
Proteins encoded in this window:
- the LOC117836378 gene encoding protein TIC 20-v, chloroplastic, whose amino-acid sequence is MASAVSLLLLSSPRPLHRTSGHLLCSPRRRALPPPPCPARSPRRLLAAPPRASNNNDNSGAVEAPDRLVAAVAYLYPFLDGAHHGRFLLAQFPFFSALLRPLGPAARLFHSSPLTPFLLFLTLYFAVVRNQQAFSRFVRFNAMQAVVLDVLLIFPDLLAQSFAPSGGVGFEIFQSMESTVFLFLLVCLVYGGGACLLGKTPRLPIVADAAERQVM
- the LOC117836362 gene encoding transcription factor BIM2 isoform X2, which codes for MQLFQGEKPAHDFLSLHTGGGSSSPVQHSTQGYDLGVQSSLKPLKMGKRRGGGGGGGDGAIGMAPLGLEADSEKHALPGGVGTFSIRQVPSTTQPRGQCVVRDAFAPVLHGSRTEGTPGAESGARAHSGPATMWQDSGTDQRSRATRGEGRSSGSSGDQGPSTPRSKHSATEQRRRTKINDRLEILRELLPHGDQKRDKASFLLEVIEYIRFLQEKVQKYESGHPQKNHEDSSMPWAKVYYRSCWKNTENISQVQGGGLSAPTQDLNNEQYCSEKSTVAPTAHFSTQSAGETSIDDISSQKATSTPKNWADDSTPSKQPPWLSMSTSDSGDRTLSKNENNTLDEDTRSLSNAYSQGLLNRLTQALKRSGVDPSQASISVEINMDKREPSNMHDNLKDNECEETIHVTKKLRC
- the LOC117836362 gene encoding transcription factor BIM2 isoform X1; this encodes MQLFQGEKPAHDFLSLHTGGGSSSPVQHSTQGYDLGVQSSLKPLKMGKRRGGGGGGGDGAIGMAPLGLEADSEKHALPGGVGTFSIRQVPSTTQPRGQCVVRDAFAPVLHGSRTEGTPGAESGARAHSGPATMWQDSGTDQRSRATRGEGRSSGSSGDQGPSTPRSKHSATEQRRRTKINDRLEILRELLPHGDQKRDKASFLLEVIEYIRFLQEKVQKYESGHPQKNHEDSSMPWAKVYYRSCWKNTENISQVQGGGLSAPTQDLNNEQYCSEKSTVAPTAHFSTQSAGETSIDDISSQKATSTPKNWADDSTPSKQPPWLSMSTSDSGDRTLSKNENNTLDEDTRSLSNAYSQGLLNRLTQALKRSGVDPSQASISVEINMDKREPSNMHDNLKEQDNECEETIHVTKKLRC